The following are encoded together in the Flavobacterium haoranii genome:
- the infB gene encoding translation initiation factor IF-2: MMDVPITKVIGTCMSLGIMVTMNQRLDAETLSIVADEFGYQVEFITTDIEEAAEEVQDSPEDLQERAPIVTVMGHVDHGKTSFLDYVRDTNVIAGESGGITQHIGAYAVELENGQKITFLDTPGHEAFTAMRARGAQVTDIAIIVIAADDDIMPQTKEAISHAQAAGVPMIFAINKVDKPTANPEKIKEKLAAMNLLVEEWGGKYQSHDVSAKTGLGVKELLEKVLLEAELLELKANPDRLAQGTVVEAQLDKGRGYVTTILVQNGTLKIGDYVLAGKHHGKIRAMFDERGHNIKEAGPSTPVSVLGLDGAPTAGDKFNVYEDEREAKQIAAKRTQLIREQSVRTQKHITLAEIGRRIALGQFKELNIILKGDVDGSVEALSDSFSKLSTEEIQVNIIHKGVGAITESDVLLASASDAIIIGFNVRPQGNAKMLAEKEEIDIRNYSIIYDAIDDVKDAMEGMLSPELKEEITGSAEIRELFKISKVGTIAGCMVTDGKIFRNSRIRLIREGVVIYTGELAALKRFKDDVKEVSKGYDCGMQVKNYNDIKEYDIIEAFQEVEVKKKL, translated from the coding sequence ATGATGGATGTGCCTATTACAAAAGTAATTGGAACTTGTATGTCTTTAGGAATCATGGTTACCATGAACCAAAGATTAGATGCTGAGACATTATCAATTGTTGCCGATGAGTTTGGTTACCAAGTTGAGTTTATTACTACTGATATCGAAGAAGCTGCTGAAGAAGTACAAGATAGTCCAGAAGATTTACAAGAAAGAGCGCCTATTGTTACGGTAATGGGTCACGTAGATCACGGTAAAACATCTTTCTTAGATTATGTGCGTGATACTAATGTTATCGCGGGTGAGTCTGGAGGTATTACACAGCACATTGGTGCTTATGCAGTAGAGTTAGAAAATGGTCAAAAAATTACTTTCTTAGATACACCAGGTCACGAAGCCTTCACTGCTATGCGTGCTCGTGGTGCACAGGTAACAGATATTGCGATTATTGTAATCGCTGCCGATGATGACATCATGCCTCAAACTAAAGAGGCTATTAGTCACGCTCAAGCGGCTGGTGTGCCAATGATTTTTGCTATCAATAAAGTGGATAAACCGACAGCTAACCCTGAAAAAATTAAAGAAAAATTAGCTGCAATGAACTTATTAGTTGAAGAGTGGGGTGGTAAGTACCAATCTCATGATGTGTCAGCTAAAACTGGTTTAGGAGTTAAAGAATTACTAGAAAAAGTTTTACTCGAGGCTGAATTATTAGAGCTTAAAGCAAATCCAGATAGATTAGCGCAAGGTACTGTTGTAGAAGCACAGTTAGATAAAGGTCGTGGATATGTAACTACAATCTTAGTTCAAAACGGTACTTTAAAAATTGGAGACTATGTATTAGCAGGTAAACATCACGGTAAAATTCGTGCAATGTTCGATGAGCGTGGTCACAACATTAAAGAAGCGGGTCCTTCTACGCCAGTTTCAGTATTAGGTTTAGATGGTGCACCAACAGCAGGTGATAAGTTCAATGTTTATGAAGATGAAAGAGAAGCGAAACAAATTGCTGCAAAACGTACGCAGTTAATTCGTGAGCAATCGGTTAGAACCCAAAAGCATATTACATTGGCAGAGATTGGTCGTCGTATTGCTTTAGGTCAATTTAAAGAATTAAACATTATCCTTAAAGGTGACGTGGATGGTTCAGTTGAAGCTTTATCAGATTCATTCTCTAAATTATCTACTGAAGAAATTCAAGTTAATATTATTCATAAAGGTGTTGGAGCAATTACAGAATCTGATGTATTGTTAGCTTCTGCTTCTGATGCTATTATTATCGGATTCAACGTTCGTCCTCAAGGCAACGCGAAGATGTTGGCTGAAAAAGAAGAAATCGATATCCGTAACTACTCAATCATCTATGATGCAATTGATGATGTTAAAGATGCAATGGAAGGAATGTTGTCTCCTGAATTAAAAGAAGAGATAACAGGTTCTGCTGAAATTAGAGAGTTGTTCAAAATTTCTAAAGTGGGAACAATTGCTGGATGTATGGTTACCGATGGTAAGATATTTAGAAACTCAAGAATTAGATTAATTCGTGAAGGTGTTGTAATTTACACAGGTGAATTAGCAGCGTTAAAACGTTTCAAAGACGATGTGAAAGAAGTTTCTAAAGGATACGATTGTGGTATGCAGGTTAAAAACTATAATGATATTAAAGAGTATGATATCATTGAAGCATTCCAAGAAGTTGAAGTTAAAAAGAAATTATAG
- the nusA gene encoding transcription termination factor NusA has protein sequence MENIALIESFSEFKDDKLIDRVTLMAILEDVFRNALKKKFGSDDNFDIIINPDKGDMEIWRNRTVVEDGEVEDPNSEIALSQARKIEPDFEVGEEVSEEVKLIDLGRRAILALRQNLISKIHEHDNTNLYKQFKDLIGDIYTAEVHHVRPKMIVLMDDDGNEIVLPKEKQIPNDYFKKGDHVRGIIENVELKGNKPQIIMSRTSPDFLEKLFEQEIPEVFDGLINIKKVARIPGEKAKVAVDSYDDRIDPVGACVGMKGSRIHGIVRELNNENIDVINFTNNAQLYITRALSPAKVSSVKIDEETKRAEVFLKIEEVSKAIGRGGHNIRLASMLTGYELDVIREGVEEIDDVELREFSDEIEGWVIEEFEKIGLDTARSVLDRDVEDLVRRTDLEEETVLDVIRILKEELED, from the coding sequence ATGGAGAATATTGCGTTAATTGAATCGTTTTCTGAGTTTAAAGACGATAAACTTATCGATAGAGTTACCTTAATGGCGATTTTGGAAGATGTATTTCGCAATGCGTTGAAGAAAAAGTTTGGTTCAGATGATAATTTCGATATCATTATTAATCCTGATAAAGGAGATATGGAAATTTGGAGAAACAGAACTGTAGTAGAAGATGGAGAGGTTGAAGATCCAAATTCTGAAATTGCATTATCTCAAGCAAGAAAAATTGAACCTGATTTTGAAGTGGGTGAAGAGGTTTCTGAAGAAGTTAAATTAATAGACTTAGGAAGACGTGCTATTTTAGCGCTACGTCAAAACTTAATTTCAAAAATTCACGAGCACGATAATACAAATCTTTACAAGCAATTTAAAGATTTAATTGGAGACATTTATACAGCTGAAGTACATCACGTAAGACCTAAAATGATTGTCTTAATGGATGATGATGGAAATGAAATTGTGTTGCCAAAAGAAAAACAAATTCCAAACGATTACTTCAAAAAAGGAGATCACGTTAGAGGAATTATTGAAAATGTAGAATTAAAAGGCAATAAGCCTCAAATCATAATGTCTAGAACTTCTCCAGATTTCTTAGAGAAATTATTCGAGCAAGAAATTCCAGAGGTGTTTGATGGTTTAATTAATATCAAAAAAGTTGCGCGTATTCCAGGTGAAAAAGCAAAAGTAGCTGTTGATTCTTACGACGATCGTATTGATCCAGTTGGAGCTTGTGTGGGAATGAAAGGTTCTCGTATTCACGGAATTGTTCGTGAGTTAAATAACGAAAATATCGACGTTATCAACTTTACAAACAATGCGCAATTATATATTACAAGAGCGTTAAGTCCTGCTAAAGTTTCTTCAGTTAAAATTGATGAAGAAACTAAGAGAGCTGAAGTGTTTTTGAAAATCGAAGAAGTTTCAAAAGCAATCGGTAGAGGAGGTCATAATATTCGTTTAGCAAGTATGCTTACAGGTTACGAATTAGATGTAATTAGAGAAGGCGTTGAAGAAATCGACGACGTAGAATTAAGAGAGTTCTCTGATGAAATCGAAGGATGGGTAATCGAAGAATTTGAAAAAATTGGTTTAGATACAGCTAGAAGTGTACTAGATCGAGATGTTGAAGATTTAGTTAGAAGAACTGATCTTGAAGAAGAAACTGTTTTAGATGTAATTAGAATTTTAAAAGAAGAATTAGAAGACTAA
- the rimP gene encoding ribosome assembly cofactor RimP yields the protein MLFKEKVNQLVQEALMERPSLFLIDLKITDDNKISVILDGDNGVNLQDCIDVSRVLEHNLDREEVDFALEVASAGATSPMKMPRQYKKNIGRKIKVVKISDEVIEATLIEADENGVTLEWKAREPKKIGKGKETVDKKEVLPYTDIKQAVVIITF from the coding sequence ATGTTGTTTAAAGAAAAAGTAAATCAATTAGTACAAGAAGCTCTAATGGAGCGTCCAAGCTTGTTTTTAATTGATCTAAAAATTACAGATGATAATAAAATTTCAGTAATTTTAGATGGTGATAATGGAGTGAACTTACAAGATTGTATTGATGTAAGTAGAGTACTTGAACATAATTTGGATCGAGAGGAAGTGGATTTCGCTTTAGAAGTTGCATCTGCGGGAGCTACGAGTCCAATGAAAATGCCTCGTCAGTATAAAAAAAATATTGGAAGAAAAATTAAGGTTGTAAAGATTTCTGATGAAGTAATTGAAGCTACTTTAATTGAAGCAGATGAAAATGGAGTGACTCTAGAGTGGAAGGCTAGAGAACCCAAAAAAATTGGTAAAGGAAAAGAAACTGTAGACAAAAAGGAGGTTTTACCTTATACAGATATTAAACAAGCGGTGGTTATAATTACATTTTAA
- a CDS encoding universal stress protein: MKRILVPTDFSKHAEYALKVAAQIAKKNDGEIFLIHMLELPTSGNDAISSAHDIPELMLFKNAALTKLDELMNAPYLEGVKVSKIIQFEMAFDGIIKNGESHNADLIVMGSHGASGFQEMFIGSNAEKVVRNSNVPVLIIKNDNESFSADKFVFASDFSDEVKKPFEKVISFANKFNSHIHLVNINTPNNFKSTKVAQKAMDEFMSSFDFKNFSTHIYNDINVEKGILHFAKSIDADLIGMSTHGRKGLSHFFNGSISEDLVNHAKRPVITFKI, from the coding sequence ATGAAACGAATTTTAGTACCAACTGATTTTTCAAAACATGCAGAATATGCATTAAAGGTAGCCGCTCAAATTGCAAAAAAAAATGATGGCGAAATCTTCTTAATACACATGTTAGAATTACCAACATCTGGCAACGATGCAATTTCTAGCGCACACGATATACCCGAATTAATGTTATTTAAAAATGCCGCTTTAACCAAGTTAGACGAATTAATGAATGCTCCTTACTTAGAAGGTGTTAAGGTTTCAAAAATTATTCAATTTGAAATGGCATTTGACGGAATTATTAAAAACGGAGAGTCTCACAATGCTGATTTAATTGTTATGGGATCTCATGGAGCAAGTGGCTTCCAAGAAATGTTCATCGGCTCGAATGCTGAAAAAGTAGTAAGAAACTCAAATGTTCCCGTTTTAATCATTAAAAATGATAACGAAAGTTTTTCTGCTGATAAATTTGTATTTGCTTCAGATTTTTCAGATGAAGTAAAAAAACCATTTGAAAAAGTAATTTCTTTTGCAAACAAATTTAACTCACACATACATTTGGTAAATATCAACACACCAAACAATTTTAAATCTACAAAAGTTGCCCAAAAAGCAATGGATGAGTTTATGTCTAGTTTTGATTTCAAAAACTTCTCAACTCATATTTACAACGATATTAATGTAGAGAAAGGGATTTTACATTTTGCAAAAAGCATTGATGCTGACTTAATAGGAATGAGCACACACGGAAGAAAAGGACTATCTCACTTCTTCAACGGAAGCATTAGTGAAGACCTAGTAAATCATGCAAAAAGACCTGTAATTACTTTCAAAATCTAA
- a CDS encoding thioredoxin family protein has product MSKFGELIDAQVPVLIDFFTEWDSPSVAMNEVIRDVAAALGDRARVIKIDVDKNRELAEALRVKGLPTLMIYKSGQMVWRQSGELDANTLISLVQDQA; this is encoded by the coding sequence ATGTCAAAATTTGGAGAATTAATTGATGCTCAAGTACCCGTTCTAATTGACTTTTTTACAGAATGGGATTCACCTTCTGTGGCTATGAATGAAGTCATTCGTGATGTAGCGGCTGCATTAGGAGATAGAGCTAGAGTAATTAAAATTGATGTTGATAAAAACAGAGAGTTAGCAGAAGCGCTTCGTGTTAAAGGACTCCCTACCTTGATGATTTATAAATCAGGGCAAATGGTTTGGCGTCAAAGCGGAGAATTAGATGCAAATACACTTATTTCTTTAGTACAAGATCAAGCCTAA
- a CDS encoding metallophosphoesterase, with the protein MASKGVAKEDFKILMSHDPSHWDAEVQHDNNHYHLTLSGHTHGFQFGIEIPGWIKWSPVQYVYKQWAGLYENLGRYVYVNRGFGFHAYPGRVGIMPEITVIELKKG; encoded by the coding sequence TTGGCTTCAAAAGGAGTTGCTAAAGAAGATTTTAAAATCTTAATGAGTCACGATCCCAGTCATTGGGATGCTGAAGTACAACACGACAACAATCATTATCATTTAACACTTTCGGGGCATACACATGGGTTCCAATTTGGAATTGAAATTCCAGGTTGGATAAAATGGAGTCCGGTTCAATATGTTTATAAACAGTGGGCTGGTTTGTACGAAAACTTAGGCCGTTATGTTTATGTAAACAGAGGTTTTGGTTTTCATGCTTATCCTGGCAGAGTAGGTATTATGCCCGAAATAACAGTAATTGAGCTAAAAAAAGGTTAA
- a CDS encoding metallophosphoesterase yields MLRWLIPILLFSIIEFYSFQAIRTATKSKLILIGYIITSLVFIGYLIYYITTHNRNDAQSHVFQWTIGIFLLIYLPKIILTLVLFSEDVFRFFAGLFGYISNSDSTEKFLPERRKFISQVALGLAAIPFTSLIYGMTKGKYNFKVMKQTLFFPDLPDSFDGTTITHISDIHSGSFDDKEKIEYAIDLINEQQSDLVMFTGDIVNTKADEMYPWIDTFKRIHNPILGKYSVLGNHDYGEYYQWNSKQEKEQNFTEIKDLHRQIDFKLLLNENVEIKKVTIQ; encoded by the coding sequence ATGCTACGCTGGTTAATCCCCATACTACTATTTTCTATTATTGAATTTTATTCTTTCCAAGCTATAAGAACTGCTACTAAATCGAAATTGATTTTGATTGGTTACATTATCACTTCACTAGTTTTTATTGGATATTTAATTTATTATATCACTACCCACAATAGAAATGATGCGCAATCGCATGTTTTTCAGTGGACGATTGGTATTTTTTTATTGATTTATTTACCAAAAATTATACTGACTTTAGTTTTGTTTTCTGAAGACGTTTTCCGATTTTTTGCTGGATTATTTGGATACATTTCTAATAGTGATTCTACAGAAAAATTTCTACCCGAAAGAAGAAAGTTTATCAGTCAGGTTGCGCTTGGTTTAGCTGCAATTCCTTTTACATCATTAATTTATGGAATGACAAAAGGGAAGTACAATTTTAAAGTAATGAAACAGACTTTGTTTTTTCCTGATTTGCCAGATAGTTTTGATGGAACTACGATTACTCATATTTCAGATATTCACAGCGGCAGTTTTGACGATAAAGAAAAGATTGAATATGCGATTGATTTAATCAACGAACAGCAATCCGATTTGGTTATGTTTACAGGCGATATCGTAAACACAAAAGCGGATGAAATGTATCCGTGGATTGATACTTTTAAACGAATTCATAACCCTATTTTAGGAAAATATTCGGTTTTAGGAAATCATGATTATGGTGAATATTATCAATGGAATTCTAAACAAGAAAAAGAACAAAATTTTACCGAAATTAAAGATTTACACCGTCAAATTGATTTTAAACTTTTGCTGAATGAAAATGTTGAAATTAAAAAGGTAACGATTCAATAA
- the polA gene encoding DNA polymerase I yields MSQKRLFLLDAYALIFRGYYAFIKNPRINSKGMDTSAIMGFMNSLMDVIRREKPDHLAVAFDKGGSDYRLEMFQEYKANRDETPEAIKIAVPYIQELLRAMQIPIMEKAGFEADDLIGTLAKQAEKQGYQVFMVTPDKDFAQLVSENIFMYRPARMGNDIEIWGIPEVQAKFEVEHPLQVIDFLAMMGDAVDNIPGLPGVGEKTAKKFLAQYGSIENLLANTHELKGKMKENIEANKEKGILSKKLATILLDCPVEFDEKDFEFSKPDVEKTDAIFQELEFRQMKTQFDKLFGSGKEYDEIDSNGNGNTAEPAKKVAPKKSAENQMDLFGFSDEEETPTNSFYATLESTEHFYQMVQGDLGLKLFLQNLEKQTSVCFDTETTGIDALNAELVGIAFSWEKGKGFYVPFPENQEEAKALAEKFIPFFSNESIEKIGQNMKYDIKILANYGIEIKGNLFDTMIAHYLINPDMRHNMDVLSETYLKYSPKPIENLIGKKGKNQLSMRQVELEAVKEYAVEDADITLQLKQHFQPILERVGTKKLFDEIEIPLVEVLAAMEREGIRLDVDFLKAMSTDMAKEIAAFEQKIYEEAGETFNLASPKQLGDILFDKLKIGGSKPKKTKTGQYATGEEVLSYLAKDNEIVQHILEWRQMVKLQNTYVDALPNQVDAKTNRVHTDYMQTVAATGRLSSNNPNLQNIPIRTERGRQIRKAFIARDENYTLLAADYSQIELRIIAALSGEENMIKAFQNHEDIHRSTAAKVFNVALEDVTKEQRSNAKTVNFGIIYGVSAFGLSNQTDLTRSESAALIDAYYKTYPRLKAYIQEQIEFAREHGYVETVSGRRRYLKDINSANAVVRGAAERNAVNAPIQGSAADIIKIAMINIHKRLKVENWKSKMLLQVHDELVFDVHNSELEKIKPMIQHEMENAFKLEVPLVVDMGEGNNWLEAH; encoded by the coding sequence ATGTCACAAAAACGATTATTTCTACTCGATGCTTACGCTTTAATTTTTAGAGGATATTACGCTTTTATTAAAAACCCAAGAATCAACTCAAAAGGCATGGATACTTCAGCCATTATGGGTTTTATGAACTCTTTGATGGACGTAATTCGTCGTGAAAAGCCCGATCATTTGGCAGTAGCTTTCGACAAAGGCGGAAGTGATTATCGTTTAGAAATGTTTCAAGAATATAAAGCTAATCGTGACGAAACGCCGGAAGCCATTAAAATAGCCGTTCCCTATATTCAAGAATTACTGCGTGCCATGCAAATTCCCATCATGGAAAAAGCAGGTTTTGAAGCCGATGATTTAATTGGAACTTTGGCCAAACAAGCTGAAAAACAAGGCTACCAAGTTTTTATGGTGACGCCTGATAAAGATTTTGCGCAATTAGTTTCTGAAAATATTTTTATGTATCGTCCAGCTCGTATGGGGAACGATATAGAAATTTGGGGAATTCCTGAAGTGCAAGCAAAATTTGAAGTAGAACACCCTTTACAAGTAATTGACTTTTTAGCGATGATGGGCGATGCTGTCGATAACATTCCTGGATTACCAGGTGTAGGTGAAAAAACAGCTAAAAAATTCTTAGCACAATATGGTTCTATCGAAAATCTTTTAGCCAACACTCACGAGCTGAAAGGCAAAATGAAAGAAAACATTGAAGCAAATAAAGAAAAAGGAATTCTTTCAAAAAAATTAGCTACTATCCTACTCGATTGTCCAGTTGAATTTGATGAGAAAGACTTTGAATTTTCAAAACCTGATGTTGAAAAAACGGATGCTATTTTCCAGGAATTAGAATTCCGTCAAATGAAAACACAATTCGACAAGCTTTTTGGTTCTGGTAAAGAATATGATGAGATTGACTCTAATGGAAATGGAAATACTGCTGAACCTGCTAAAAAAGTAGCTCCAAAAAAATCTGCCGAAAATCAAATGGATTTATTTGGTTTTAGCGATGAAGAAGAAACACCAACCAACTCTTTTTACGCCACTTTAGAATCAACGGAGCACTTTTATCAAATGGTACAAGGCGATTTAGGCTTAAAGTTGTTTTTACAAAATTTAGAAAAGCAAACTTCGGTTTGTTTTGATACCGAAACGACAGGAATTGATGCTTTAAACGCCGAATTGGTTGGAATTGCTTTTTCGTGGGAAAAAGGAAAAGGTTTTTACGTTCCATTTCCAGAAAATCAAGAAGAAGCCAAAGCTTTAGCCGAAAAATTTATTCCGTTTTTCTCTAATGAAAGTATTGAGAAAATTGGTCAAAACATGAAATACGATATTAAAATTTTGGCGAATTACGGAATTGAAATCAAAGGAAATTTATTCGACACCATGATTGCGCATTATTTGATAAATCCAGACATGCGTCACAATATGGATGTGTTAAGCGAAACCTATTTAAAATATTCGCCTAAACCTATTGAAAATTTAATCGGTAAAAAAGGAAAAAACCAATTATCAATGCGTCAGGTTGAATTAGAAGCGGTAAAAGAATATGCAGTGGAAGATGCTGATATTACGTTACAACTAAAACAACACTTTCAACCCATTTTAGAGCGTGTTGGAACCAAAAAATTATTCGACGAAATTGAAATTCCATTAGTTGAAGTTTTAGCAGCTATGGAGCGCGAAGGTATTCGTTTAGATGTCGATTTCCTAAAAGCAATGTCAACTGATATGGCGAAAGAAATTGCCGCGTTCGAACAAAAAATATACGAAGAAGCCGGTGAAACTTTCAATTTGGCTTCACCAAAACAATTAGGTGATATTTTATTTGACAAACTTAAAATTGGCGGAAGTAAACCTAAGAAAACCAAAACCGGTCAATATGCAACAGGCGAAGAAGTCTTGAGTTATTTGGCTAAAGACAACGAAATCGTGCAACATATTTTAGAATGGCGCCAAATGGTGAAATTACAAAACACGTATGTTGATGCGTTACCAAATCAAGTCGATGCTAAAACCAATCGCGTGCATACCGATTATATGCAAACAGTTGCCGCAACAGGTCGTTTGAGTTCTAACAATCCCAATTTACAAAATATTCCTATCCGTACCGAACGTGGTCGTCAAATTCGTAAAGCTTTTATAGCTCGTGACGAAAATTACACCTTGTTAGCTGCCGATTATTCTCAAATTGAATTACGCATTATTGCAGCTTTATCGGGTGAAGAAAATATGATTAAAGCCTTCCAAAATCACGAAGATATTCACCGAAGCACCGCTGCAAAAGTTTTCAATGTAGCTTTAGAAGATGTTACCAAAGAACAACGTAGTAATGCCAAAACGGTAAACTTCGGAATTATTTATGGAGTTTCTGCTTTTGGTTTAAGTAATCAAACCGATTTAACTCGAAGCGAAAGTGCAGCTTTAATTGATGCGTATTACAAAACCTATCCAAGATTGAAAGCCTATATTCAAGAACAAATTGAATTTGCTCGCGAACATGGTTATGTGGAAACCGTATCGGGAAGAAGACGTTATTTAAAAGATATTAATTCGGCGAATGCTGTGGTTCGTGGTGCTGCAGAACGAAATGCAGTAAATGCGCCAATTCAAGGAAGTGCTGCCGATATCATTAAAATTGCGATGATTAACATTCACAAACGCTTGAAAGTGGAAAATTGGAAATCAAAAATGTTGCTACAAGTACATGATGAGCTTGTTTTTGATGTTCATAATAGTGAATTAGAAAAAATAAAACCAATGATTCAACACGAAATGGAAAATGCATTTAAACTAGAGGTTCCACTAGTAGTAGATATGGGAGAAGGAAACAATTGGCTAGAAGCGCATTGA
- a CDS encoding autorepressor SdpR family transcription factor, whose product MNTIFKALNDETRREILELLRKGDMTAGEIADHFNISKPSISHHLDLLKQADLVTSDKQGQFIIYSLNTTIVDDILKWLLTLKRQK is encoded by the coding sequence ATGAATACGATTTTTAAAGCATTGAACGACGAAACACGAAGGGAAATTCTAGAATTACTTCGTAAAGGTGACATGACTGCTGGCGAAATTGCAGATCATTTTAATATTTCTAAACCTAGTATTTCACATCATTTAGATTTGCTCAAACAAGCTGATTTAGTTACAAGCGATAAACAAGGACAATTTATCATCTACTCACTTAATACCACTATTGTTGATGATATTTTAAAATGGTTACTAACTCTAAAAAGACAAAAATGA
- a CDS encoding SdpI family protein, with product MTTLRKELPYILIALIPFIYLAFIWNQLPETIPIHWNGKGEIDGYGSKIDLLGTVSMLSGLSYFLILVFPKIDPKGKLNGMGYKLNQIRILLTTFMSALSIYIIYNTQQAESQPTIAFALIGLLFAGLGNYFKTIKPNYFIGIKTPWTLENEEVWKKTHLFGGKLWFIGGLLIFILSLIIPDNYSFYVLITVTVIISILPIIYSYLEFKKLKA from the coding sequence ATGACAACTTTAAGAAAAGAACTTCCGTACATTCTAATCGCCTTAATTCCGTTTATTTATTTGGCATTTATTTGGAATCAATTGCCGGAAACAATCCCTATACATTGGAATGGAAAAGGCGAAATAGACGGCTATGGCTCAAAAATAGATTTATTAGGAACAGTTTCAATGCTCTCTGGTTTAAGTTATTTTTTAATACTCGTGTTTCCAAAAATTGATCCGAAAGGAAAATTAAATGGCATGGGTTATAAATTGAATCAAATTCGAATATTATTAACTACTTTTATGTCAGCATTATCAATATATATTATATATAATACTCAACAAGCTGAATCACAACCTACAATTGCATTCGCATTAATTGGCTTACTTTTTGCTGGTTTAGGAAATTATTTTAAAACTATTAAACCAAATTATTTTATTGGAATTAAAACCCCTTGGACATTAGAAAATGAAGAAGTTTGGAAAAAAACACATCTATTTGGTGGTAAATTATGGTTTATTGGCGGTTTGTTAATTTTTATTTTAAGTCTAATAATTCCTGATAATTATTCGTTTTATGTATTAATAACTGTAACAGTAATTATATCAATTCTACCAATTATATATTCCTATCTAGAATTTAAAAAATTAAAAGCTTAA